Proteins co-encoded in one Pyxidicoccus xibeiensis genomic window:
- a CDS encoding glycoside hydrolase family 15 protein, translating into MSGTSSVGSVAGRSVPIEDHGIIGDLRTVALVGNEGTIDWLCLPHFDSPSVFAALLDPDKGGHWRICPEPDGVMKKQFYWPQTNVLVTRFYTPDGVGEIIDFMPMSRDGKRAERDVLRRVRVVRGEMRFQMECFPAFNYARDPHETLLIHGGAAFASRSLELTLVSSMPLKKEGRGVTARFTLHENQSAIFSLRQGARVSCQDLVHSHESAEALFRDTVDYWRHWLSRCQYKGRWRETVERSALALKLMTFAPSGAIVAAPTASLPESPGGTRNWDYRFCWLRDAAFTVYAFMRIGFKEEAAAFMRWVEKRCAEHGDGPLPLMFSLDGSPVPAEVELAHLSGYGGAQPVRIGNAAAHQLQLDIYGELMDSVYLSNKYAAPISYDFWCHLRREVDWVCNHWQEEDEGIWEVRGGRRHFVYSKLMCWVALDRAIRLADKRSFPADRPRWLAVRDAIFEDIMANGWSDKRGAFIQAYGREALDAANLLMPLVFFLSPVDPRMLSTLDKIRRPSAHGGLVSDGLVFRYDADATLDGIAGKEGTFNLCSFWLVEAMTRASVARPDLLEEARLTFERMLGYANHVGLYAEQTGMSGEALGNFPQALTHLSLISAAYNLDRTLGGHD; encoded by the coding sequence ATGTCGGGGACGAGCAGCGTGGGCAGTGTGGCGGGCCGCTCGGTGCCCATCGAGGACCACGGCATCATCGGCGACCTGCGCACGGTGGCGCTGGTGGGCAACGAGGGGACGATTGACTGGCTGTGCCTCCCCCACTTCGACAGCCCGAGCGTCTTCGCCGCGCTGCTGGACCCGGACAAGGGAGGCCACTGGCGCATCTGCCCCGAGCCCGACGGGGTGATGAAGAAACAGTTCTACTGGCCGCAGACCAACGTGCTGGTGACGCGCTTCTACACGCCGGACGGCGTGGGAGAAATCATCGACTTCATGCCCATGTCCCGCGACGGGAAGCGGGCCGAGCGCGACGTGCTGCGGCGCGTACGCGTGGTGCGCGGGGAGATGCGGTTCCAGATGGAGTGCTTCCCGGCCTTCAACTACGCGCGCGACCCGCACGAGACGCTGCTCATCCACGGCGGGGCCGCCTTCGCGTCGAGGTCGCTGGAGCTGACGCTGGTGTCGTCCATGCCCTTGAAGAAGGAGGGGCGGGGCGTCACCGCGCGCTTCACGCTGCATGAGAACCAGTCCGCCATCTTCTCCCTGCGCCAGGGCGCGCGCGTGTCCTGCCAGGACCTGGTGCACAGCCACGAGTCCGCGGAGGCGCTGTTCCGCGACACGGTGGACTACTGGCGGCACTGGCTGTCGCGCTGCCAGTACAAGGGGCGCTGGCGCGAGACGGTGGAGCGCTCGGCGCTGGCGCTGAAGCTGATGACCTTCGCGCCGTCGGGGGCCATCGTCGCGGCGCCCACGGCGAGCCTGCCCGAGTCACCCGGTGGCACCCGCAACTGGGACTACCGCTTCTGCTGGCTGCGGGACGCGGCCTTCACCGTCTATGCGTTCATGCGCATCGGCTTCAAGGAGGAGGCGGCGGCCTTCATGCGCTGGGTGGAGAAGCGCTGCGCGGAGCATGGTGACGGGCCGCTGCCGCTGATGTTCTCGCTGGATGGCAGCCCGGTGCCGGCGGAGGTGGAGCTGGCGCACCTGTCCGGCTACGGCGGGGCGCAGCCGGTGCGCATCGGCAACGCGGCGGCGCACCAGCTCCAGCTCGACATCTACGGCGAGCTGATGGACTCGGTGTACCTGTCCAACAAGTACGCGGCGCCCATCTCGTATGACTTCTGGTGCCACCTGCGGCGCGAGGTGGACTGGGTCTGCAACCACTGGCAGGAGGAGGACGAGGGCATCTGGGAGGTGCGCGGCGGGCGGCGGCACTTCGTGTACTCGAAGCTGATGTGCTGGGTGGCGTTGGACAGGGCCATCCGGCTGGCGGACAAGCGCAGCTTCCCGGCGGACCGGCCGCGGTGGCTGGCGGTGCGCGACGCCATCTTCGAGGACATCATGGCGAACGGGTGGAGTGACAAGCGAGGCGCCTTCATCCAGGCCTATGGGCGCGAGGCATTGGACGCGGCGAACCTGCTGATGCCGCTGGTGTTCTTCCTGTCGCCGGTGGACCCGCGGATGCTGTCCACGCTGGACAAGATTCGCCGCCCGTCCGCGCATGGCGGGCTGGTGTCGGACGGGCTGGTGTTCCGCTACGACGCGGACGCGACGCTGGACGGGATTGCCGGCAAGGAGGGCACCTTCAACCTCTGCAGCTTCTGGCTGGTGGAGGCGATGACGCGCGCCAGCGTGGCGAGGCCCGACTTGCTGGAGGAGGCGCGGCTCACCTTCGAGCGGATGCTGGGCTACGCCAACCACGTGGGGCTGTACGCGGAGCAGACGGGCATGTCCGGCGAGGCGCTCGGCAACTTCCCGCAGGCCCTCACCCACCTGTCCCTCATCAGCGCCGCGTACAACCTGGACCGCACGCTGGGCGGGCACGACTGA
- a CDS encoding glucose 1-dehydrogenase, producing the protein MKAVAVFPKQREVRVLTDVPEPRLQSPTQVKVRTLEVGVCGTDKDIAQFTYGTPPRGSDSLILGHECLGEVVEVGEAVQGLQRGDLVVPRVRRPCPHATCPACRHGHPDFCITGDYTERGIKEAHGFCAELFVEDVAYLHRVSPELREVAVLTEPLTIAEKALREVERIQERLPWKPAPGRAVVLGAGPVGQLGAMALLRRGYATTMYSRSPKPNAKADAAEAVGAPYLSSKEVSPEELVRRVGAPDVVYEATGVARAAFDTLKALAANGVFVFTGVPSHPEPLQLDGAELLKQLVLENQLVVGTVNAADSDFSAALEDLARFHARWPGGLERLITARHPPEAFSDVVTGKKGSGGIKHVITFSKK; encoded by the coding sequence CCGTGTTCCCGAAGCAGCGTGAGGTGCGCGTCCTCACCGATGTCCCCGAGCCCCGGCTCCAGTCACCCACCCAGGTGAAGGTGCGCACGCTCGAGGTGGGCGTGTGCGGCACGGACAAGGACATCGCCCAGTTCACCTACGGCACGCCGCCGCGGGGCTCGGACTCCCTCATCCTCGGCCACGAGTGCCTGGGCGAGGTGGTGGAGGTGGGCGAGGCCGTGCAGGGCCTCCAGCGCGGAGACCTGGTGGTGCCGCGCGTGCGCCGGCCGTGCCCGCATGCCACCTGCCCCGCGTGCCGCCACGGGCACCCGGACTTCTGCATCACCGGCGACTACACGGAGCGGGGCATCAAGGAAGCGCACGGCTTCTGCGCGGAGCTCTTCGTGGAGGACGTGGCGTACCTGCACCGCGTCTCGCCGGAGCTGCGCGAGGTGGCGGTGCTCACCGAGCCCCTGACGATTGCGGAGAAGGCCCTGCGCGAGGTGGAGCGCATCCAGGAGCGGCTGCCGTGGAAGCCCGCCCCGGGCCGCGCGGTGGTGCTGGGGGCGGGGCCGGTGGGGCAGCTGGGCGCCATGGCGCTGTTGCGCCGGGGGTACGCCACCACCATGTACTCGCGCAGCCCCAAGCCCAACGCGAAGGCCGACGCCGCCGAGGCGGTGGGCGCTCCCTACCTCTCCTCCAAGGAGGTCTCCCCCGAAGAGCTCGTCCGCCGGGTGGGCGCTCCGGACGTCGTCTATGAGGCCACCGGCGTGGCGAGGGCGGCCTTCGACACCCTGAAGGCGCTGGCCGCCAATGGCGTCTTCGTCTTCACCGGAGTGCCGTCGCACCCCGAGCCGCTGCAGCTGGATGGCGCGGAGCTCTTGAAGCAGCTGGTGCTGGAGAACCAACTGGTGGTGGGGACGGTGAACGCGGCGGACTCGGACTTCAGCGCGGCGCTGGAGGACCTGGCGCGCTTCCATGCCCGCTGGCCGGGCGGGCTGGAGCGGCTCATCACCGCGCGCCACCCGCCCGAAGCATTTTCCGACGTGGTGACGGGCAAGAAGGGGAGCGGCGGCATCAAGCACGTCATCACCTTCAGCAAGAAGTGA